From a single Collimonas pratensis genomic region:
- a CDS encoding Crp/Fnr family transcriptional regulator, whose product MIQLAQGEVLCEPGKAISHVYFPLEASISLLALIDGSPGVEIAMVGREGMLGVQMILGVTLASVHALVQSPGSALRITAAAFRHELARSPALRRGMSHYLYVHMAQMTTSAACLRFHLIGPRLARWLLMSQDRVHSDSFHVTHEFLATMLGVRREGITTAASALQRSGLIAYRRGNLTVLDRQGLEAAACGCYAAEREAYAALLP is encoded by the coding sequence ATGATCCAGCTGGCACAGGGAGAAGTCCTGTGCGAACCCGGCAAGGCAATCAGCCATGTCTATTTCCCGCTGGAGGCTTCGATATCGCTGCTCGCCTTGATCGATGGCAGTCCGGGAGTGGAAATCGCCATGGTGGGGCGCGAAGGCATGTTGGGAGTGCAGATGATCTTGGGCGTGACGCTGGCATCCGTGCATGCGCTGGTGCAAAGTCCCGGTAGCGCGCTGCGCATCACCGCCGCTGCATTTCGCCACGAGCTGGCGCGCAGCCCGGCTTTGCGGCGCGGCATGAGTCACTATCTTTATGTACACATGGCGCAGATGACGACCTCGGCCGCTTGCTTGCGTTTCCATCTGATCGGCCCGCGGCTGGCGCGCTGGCTGCTGATGAGCCAGGACCGGGTTCACTCCGACAGTTTTCATGTCACGCACGAGTTCCTGGCCACCATGCTTGGCGTGCGGCGCGAAGGCATTACAACCGCCGCCAGCGCCTTGCAGCGGAGCGGGCTGATCGCTTATCGGCGCGGAAATCTGACGGTGCTTGACCGCCAAGGGCTGGAAGCTGCCGCCTGCGGCTGCTACGCTGCCGAACGCGAGGCCTATGCAGCCTTGTTACCCTGA
- a CDS encoding C13 family peptidase: MHCTKAGFVPGARGRARTFMHHAALFVIAAGLAIGAASAAVPDAVTPDGGQYYGPLVDSKLQGKGKIRWTNGNTYDGNFEKGLFSGNGEMHFEKGSKYKGDFVNGRFQGKGRFDLAGGEYYAGEFSSNEFTGYGVHQGKNGVRQAGTFKKWQLEGPGRLSDAAGNTYEGIFTDGKLNQPGRYISKDGGRYEGDFKDGKLDGMGIYRSADGDEYKGSFAHNRYNGGGILTYASPQKDGHSKDIGIWSYGTLVDEAADRQSEANVETALYGQRALLDKTFATIAPHAPGKINLYLLAVAGDGSQEVFRRETAFVRAQFDRDFGTQGRSMVLVNSRNTVAEQPMATVTSIRESLNAIAAKMDKENDILFLYLSSHGSQSHELSLAQNGMTLRNLEAKELAKLLAATGIRWKVVVVSACYAGGFIDPLKDAHTMVIAAARRDRTSFGCADDNDFTYFGRAFFQKSVPASASFSEAFDKAKALVTAWEADDTQLKDEDGEILHSEPQMYHNAAIDAYLKKWRAQATAPTTHAAQAK, from the coding sequence ATGCACTGCACCAAAGCCGGATTCGTCCCAGGCGCGCGCGGCCGCGCACGCACCTTCATGCACCATGCCGCTCTATTTGTCATCGCTGCCGGATTGGCCATTGGCGCCGCCAGCGCCGCAGTCCCCGATGCGGTGACGCCTGACGGCGGCCAATATTACGGGCCGCTGGTTGACAGCAAACTGCAGGGCAAAGGGAAAATTCGCTGGACCAACGGCAACACCTACGACGGCAATTTCGAAAAGGGATTATTTTCCGGTAATGGCGAAATGCATTTCGAAAAAGGAAGCAAGTACAAGGGCGACTTCGTCAACGGCAGGTTTCAGGGCAAAGGACGGTTCGACCTTGCTGGCGGCGAGTATTACGCAGGGGAGTTCAGCAGCAACGAATTCACCGGCTACGGCGTACATCAAGGGAAAAATGGCGTGCGCCAGGCCGGCACTTTCAAAAAATGGCAATTGGAGGGTCCCGGTCGTCTTAGCGATGCAGCAGGTAATACCTATGAAGGCATATTTACCGACGGCAAGTTGAATCAGCCCGGACGCTACATTAGCAAGGATGGCGGTCGATACGAAGGCGATTTCAAGGACGGCAAACTGGACGGCATGGGGATATACCGCAGCGCCGATGGCGATGAATACAAAGGCAGCTTTGCGCACAACCGCTACAACGGCGGCGGCATCCTGACCTATGCTTCGCCGCAGAAAGACGGACACAGCAAGGACATCGGCATCTGGAGTTACGGCACGCTGGTAGACGAGGCAGCCGACAGACAAAGCGAAGCCAATGTCGAAACCGCCCTATACGGCCAGCGCGCCTTGCTCGACAAAACCTTCGCAACGATCGCGCCGCACGCCCCAGGGAAAATCAATCTCTACCTGCTGGCGGTAGCCGGCGATGGCTCGCAAGAAGTATTCCGCCGTGAAACAGCGTTTGTCCGCGCACAGTTTGATCGTGATTTCGGCACCCAGGGACGATCGATGGTACTGGTCAACAGCCGCAACACGGTGGCCGAACAGCCGATGGCGACCGTGACCAGCATCCGCGAAAGCCTGAATGCGATCGCCGCCAAGATGGACAAGGAAAACGACATCCTCTTTCTCTACCTGAGCAGCCACGGATCGCAGAGCCATGAATTGTCGCTGGCGCAAAACGGCATGACCCTGCGTAATCTGGAAGCCAAGGAATTGGCGAAGCTGCTGGCCGCAACGGGCATCCGCTGGAAAGTGGTGGTGGTGTCTGCCTGCTATGCCGGCGGTTTCATCGATCCACTCAAGGACGCGCATACCATGGTGATCGCCGCCGCGCGCCGCGACCGCACTTCCTTCGGCTGCGCCGACGACAATGACTTCACCTATTTCGGCAGAGCGTTCTTCCAGAAATCCGTGCCGGCCAGCGCTTCGTTCAGTGAAGCTTTCGACAAAGCCAAGGCGCTGGTCACGGCCTGGGAAGCAGACGACACCCAGCTGAAAGACGAGGACGGCGAAATACTGCACTCTGAACCGCAGATGTATCACAACGCGGCGATTGACGCCTATCTGAAAAAATGGCGGGCGCAGGCGACCGCGCCGACAACCCATGCAGCGCAAGCCAAATAG
- a CDS encoding VOC family protein: MQKISPFLWFDGKAEEAMNFYMSVFKDAKIGSVSRYGDAGPGPKGAVMSATFQLHGQDFIALNGGPQFSFTPAISFFVNCENQEEVDELWARFSEGGEPQGCGWIKDKFGLSWQIIPTALGKMLQDKDPQKAQRVMQAMMKMVKIDVALLTQAYEQQ; encoded by the coding sequence ATGCAGAAAATTTCCCCATTCCTGTGGTTCGACGGCAAAGCCGAAGAGGCGATGAATTTCTATATGTCGGTTTTCAAGGATGCAAAAATCGGCAGCGTCTCACGCTACGGCGACGCTGGGCCCGGTCCCAAGGGGGCGGTGATGTCGGCCACGTTCCAGCTGCACGGCCAGGACTTCATCGCCCTGAACGGCGGGCCCCAGTTCAGCTTCACGCCCGCCATTTCCTTTTTCGTGAATTGCGAAAACCAGGAAGAAGTCGATGAACTCTGGGCCCGGTTTTCCGAGGGTGGCGAGCCTCAAGGCTGCGGCTGGATCAAGGACAAGTTCGGTCTGTCCTGGCAAATCATCCCGACCGCCCTGGGAAAGATGTTGCAGGACAAGGATCCGCAAAAAGCGCAGAGGGTTATGCAAGCCATGATGAAAATGGTCAAGATCGACGTCGCACTTCTGACCCAGGCTTACGAGCAGCAGTAG
- a CDS encoding VOC family protein, which translates to MHKQIFINLPVKDLPKSKDFFKSLGYDFNPKFTNDQGACMILGENLYAMLLVEEFFQGFAKQPVCDATKQSEVLVCLSCDSRAQVDQLVAGGLAAGARTTEEPQDYGFMYSHGFRDLDGHAWEFAYMVPAASE; encoded by the coding sequence ATGCACAAGCAAATCTTCATCAACCTGCCAGTCAAGGACTTGCCGAAATCGAAGGATTTCTTCAAGAGCCTCGGCTATGACTTCAACCCGAAATTCACCAACGACCAAGGGGCTTGCATGATCCTTGGCGAGAACCTGTACGCCATGCTGCTGGTAGAAGAGTTTTTCCAGGGTTTTGCCAAACAGCCGGTGTGCGACGCCACCAAGCAGAGTGAGGTGCTGGTCTGCCTTTCATGCGACAGCCGCGCCCAGGTCGACCAGCTGGTTGCCGGCGGTCTCGCAGCCGGGGCGAGAACCACGGAAGAACCGCAAGACTACGGTTTCATGTACAGCCACGGTTTCCGCGACCTCGACGGCCACGCTTGGGAATTTGCGTATATGGTGCCGGCAGCCAGCGAGTAA
- a CDS encoding YciI family protein, which yields MNYLCLVYLAQDKLHACPDSTCFAFAEELRGSGHFVAGQALQPIDTATTIRVRNGQMSLTDGPFAETKEQLAGFYMIEAKDLNEAIHWASRIPPARYGSIEVRPVRELDISDIAATQATA from the coding sequence ATGAACTACCTGTGCCTTGTCTACCTTGCCCAGGACAAGCTGCATGCCTGTCCGGACAGCACCTGTTTCGCCTTCGCCGAGGAGCTGCGCGGCAGCGGCCATTTTGTCGCCGGACAAGCGCTGCAGCCGATCGATACGGCCACCACGATCCGGGTGCGCAACGGCCAGATGTCGCTGACCGACGGCCCGTTTGCCGAAACCAAGGAACAACTGGCGGGTTTCTACATGATAGAAGCCAAGGACCTCAACGAGGCGATCCACTGGGCCTCGAGAATCCCGCCCGCACGATACGGCAGCATCGAAGTGCGCCCGGTGCGCGAGCTCGACATCAGCGATATTGCTGCAACGCAGGCAACCGCCTGA
- a CDS encoding RNA polymerase sigma factor, with translation MQTNASIEDIYRSESRRVFATLVRLLGDFDLAEEALQDAFKAAIEQWPRDGIPAQPVAWLVSAGRFKAIDGIRRRARFTSYEDVAEVADAIPDETPAPDQREHLEDDRLRLIFTCCHPSLAPDAQIALTLREVCGLSTEEIAHAFLTPAPTLAQRIVRAKAKIRDARIPYQVPERDELPARLYSVLRVVYLVFNEGYSASSGVSLTRHDLSQEAIRLARLLLELLPEPEVAGLLALMLLHESRRSARSTADGDLVPLDEQDRSLWNAELIAEGSALVGHAVSSRRIGAYTLQAAISAVHAQAPRADATDWQQIVGLYDALLRLEPTPVIELNRAVAVAMHQGPEAGLVLVDGLIAGGHLHNYHLAYAAQADFHRRLGHVAEARAAYGKALALTQQEPEQRFLHRRLAGLAEQ, from the coding sequence ATGCAAACAAACGCTTCGATTGAAGACATTTACCGTAGCGAATCGCGGCGCGTATTCGCCACGCTGGTGCGCCTGCTGGGCGACTTCGACCTGGCAGAAGAAGCCCTGCAAGATGCCTTCAAGGCCGCCATCGAGCAATGGCCGCGCGATGGCATTCCAGCGCAGCCGGTAGCGTGGCTGGTGTCCGCCGGGCGCTTCAAGGCCATCGACGGCATCCGGCGGCGCGCCAGGTTTACCTCCTATGAAGACGTCGCCGAGGTGGCCGACGCGATTCCTGACGAGACGCCGGCGCCGGACCAGCGCGAGCATCTGGAGGATGACCGCCTGCGTTTGATTTTTACCTGCTGCCACCCTTCGCTGGCGCCCGATGCTCAGATAGCCTTGACCTTGCGCGAAGTCTGCGGACTCAGCACGGAAGAAATCGCACACGCCTTTCTGACTCCGGCACCGACGCTGGCGCAACGTATCGTGCGCGCCAAGGCCAAGATACGCGACGCCCGCATTCCCTACCAGGTGCCTGAGCGCGACGAATTGCCGGCGCGGCTGTACAGCGTGCTGCGTGTGGTCTATCTGGTGTTCAACGAGGGCTATTCGGCATCTTCCGGCGTCTCGCTCACACGGCATGACTTGTCGCAGGAAGCGATCCGTCTGGCGCGTCTGCTGCTGGAATTGCTGCCTGAGCCGGAAGTGGCGGGCCTGCTGGCCCTGATGTTGCTGCATGAGTCGCGCCGCAGTGCGCGCAGCACCGCGGACGGCGACCTGGTGCCGCTCGACGAGCAAGACCGCAGCTTATGGAATGCCGAACTGATTGCCGAAGGTTCGGCGTTGGTCGGGCATGCCGTGTCGTCGCGACGGATAGGCGCCTATACGCTGCAGGCGGCGATCTCGGCGGTGCATGCGCAAGCGCCGCGGGCCGATGCTACCGACTGGCAGCAGATCGTCGGCTTGTACGACGCCTTGCTGCGGCTGGAGCCGACGCCGGTGATCGAATTGAACCGCGCGGTCGCGGTAGCGATGCACCAGGGGCCCGAGGCTGGCCTGGTGTTGGTGGACGGGCTGATTGCCGGCGGTCACTTGCATAACTATCATCTGGCGTATGCGGCGCAAGCCGATTTCCACCGGCGCCTGGGACATGTGGCAGAAGCGCGCGCTGCCTATGGCAAGGCACTGGCGCTGACGCAGCAGGAGCCGGAGCAGCGTTTTCTGCACCGGCGTCTGGCTGGCCTGGCCGAACAATAA
- a CDS encoding helix-turn-helix domain-containing protein → MDINARIAARVRFLRQERGLSLDTLASKCDVSRSMISLIERGQSNATAVVLEKLATGLGVLLLALFEETPAAVAPLMRRGEQPEWRDPQSGYLRRNISPPDPQSPLRIVEVEFPAGAQVTYETAARDAHVHQQIWMLDGAIDITVGVNRYALEAGDCLAFQLDCPTAFHNPHRKAARYAVVTHTLPTQ, encoded by the coding sequence ATGGATATCAATGCCCGCATCGCCGCACGCGTCCGCTTCCTGCGCCAGGAACGCGGCCTGTCGCTGGACACGCTGGCCAGCAAATGTGACGTCAGCCGCTCGATGATTTCGCTGATCGAGCGCGGCCAGAGCAATGCTACCGCCGTCGTCTTGGAAAAGCTGGCGACCGGACTCGGCGTGCTGCTGCTGGCGCTGTTCGAGGAAACCCCGGCCGCCGTGGCGCCGTTGATGCGACGGGGTGAGCAGCCCGAATGGCGCGACCCGCAGTCGGGATACCTGCGCCGAAATATCTCGCCGCCGGATCCGCAATCGCCGCTGCGGATAGTCGAGGTCGAGTTTCCGGCGGGCGCTCAAGTGACGTATGAAACCGCCGCGCGCGACGCCCACGTGCATCAGCAAATCTGGATGCTGGATGGCGCCATCGACATCACCGTCGGCGTCAACCGCTACGCGCTGGAAGCCGGCGACTGCCTGGCGTTTCAGCTGGACTGCCCTACTGCTTTTCACAACCCCCATCGCAAAGCGGCGCGCTATGCGGTAGTCACCCACACCCTGCCAACGCAATAA
- a CDS encoding GNAT family N-acetyltransferase, whose translation MQTDIQIHRASSLADPALLAGLSELLADCVEGGASVSFMQPLTQVRAETFWRSLAGGVAAGERILLTAQDRSRMILGTVQVLLSQPENQPHRAEVAKLLVHRKARKQGLGEQLMIAVEQAAASAGKSMLVLDTASDSAERLYKRLGWQVSGVIPDYALLPQGGLCATTIFYKRISADSLPASI comes from the coding sequence ATGCAAACCGACATACAAATCCATCGCGCATCCTCGCTCGCCGATCCGGCGCTGCTTGCGGGCCTGAGCGAACTGCTGGCCGATTGCGTGGAAGGCGGCGCTTCCGTCAGCTTCATGCAGCCGTTGACGCAAGTCCGGGCAGAGACATTCTGGCGCAGCCTGGCTGGCGGCGTCGCTGCCGGCGAGCGCATATTGCTGACGGCGCAAGACCGGAGCCGAATGATTTTGGGCACCGTGCAAGTGCTGCTGAGCCAGCCGGAAAACCAGCCGCACCGGGCCGAAGTCGCCAAGCTGCTGGTGCATCGCAAGGCGCGCAAGCAAGGACTGGGAGAGCAGCTGATGATCGCCGTGGAACAGGCCGCCGCCAGCGCCGGCAAGAGCATGCTGGTGCTGGATACCGCCAGCGACAGCGCGGAACGGCTATACAAGCGCCTCGGCTGGCAAGTGTCGGGCGTCATTCCAGACTATGCCCTGCTGCCGCAAGGCGGCTTGTGCGCAACGACCATCTTCTATAAGCGCATCAGCGCCGACAGCCTGCCGGCATCAATCTAG
- a CDS encoding acyltransferase family protein gives MPPITASPVRSDRNNGLDTLRAAAIILVFMYHYMCFVSQEATFGWASKVGWVGVDLFFVLSGYLISNQIFGGIVRGQELSLKNFYIRRFLRTLPNYYVVLALYFLFPLAMGGNTPPPLWRFLTFTQNLWLQPGTAFSHAWSLCIEEQFYLLLPAVVILAVRYGRSIRLAWVALLVLMLAGMTLRSLLWLQYGREAGGAIGGYYPNVYYSSFCRFDEFLPGIAVALLKNFHPDAWQKILRRGQVLLLAGTAATALMFYLAVNYYVIDGYGYGYFMSGFGYSLLALAFALLVAAALSPVSFLQRWRIPGAAQLAAWSYAIYLVHKPLAMIVHKLLRGAGINGLAEASLIIVLSIGAGWLLYLLVERPFMKLRDARYPHNFTAGSVPSLAAKAAA, from the coding sequence ATGCCGCCAATTACTGCATCGCCTGTCAGGTCCGATCGAAACAATGGCCTGGATACGCTGCGCGCAGCGGCAATCATCCTGGTGTTCATGTATCACTACATGTGCTTCGTCAGCCAGGAAGCGACGTTCGGCTGGGCCAGCAAGGTAGGATGGGTCGGGGTGGATCTGTTCTTTGTGTTGAGCGGCTACCTGATCAGCAACCAGATCTTTGGCGGCATCGTCCGAGGGCAGGAGCTGTCGTTGAAGAACTTCTATATCCGCAGGTTCTTGCGCACCCTGCCTAATTATTACGTCGTGCTGGCCTTGTATTTCCTGTTTCCGCTAGCAATGGGAGGAAACACGCCGCCCCCGCTCTGGCGCTTCCTCACATTTACCCAGAACCTCTGGCTGCAGCCGGGGACGGCGTTTTCGCATGCCTGGTCGTTGTGCATCGAGGAGCAGTTTTATCTCTTGCTGCCGGCTGTGGTGATTCTTGCGGTGCGTTACGGCAGGTCGATCCGCTTGGCCTGGGTTGCGCTGCTGGTGCTGATGCTGGCCGGGATGACGCTGCGCAGCCTGCTGTGGTTGCAGTATGGGCGGGAAGCGGGCGGGGCGATCGGCGGTTACTATCCAAACGTCTACTACTCCAGCTTTTGCCGGTTTGATGAATTCCTGCCGGGGATTGCGGTAGCGCTCCTGAAAAACTTTCATCCGGATGCCTGGCAAAAAATCCTGCGCCGTGGGCAGGTGCTGCTGCTGGCGGGGACTGCGGCGACAGCGCTGATGTTCTACCTCGCGGTCAACTATTATGTGATCGACGGCTATGGCTACGGGTATTTCATGAGCGGTTTCGGTTATTCGCTGCTGGCGCTTGCTTTCGCCTTGCTGGTGGCTGCCGCGCTCAGCCCCGTCAGCTTTTTGCAGCGCTGGCGGATTCCCGGGGCGGCTCAGCTGGCCGCATGGTCGTACGCCATCTACCTGGTGCACAAGCCATTGGCGATGATCGTGCACAAGCTGCTGCGCGGCGCCGGCATCAACGGGCTTGCCGAAGCCAGTCTGATCATTGTGCTGAGTATCGGCGCCGGATGGCTGCTTTACCTGCTGGTCGAGAGGCCTTTCATGAAACTGCGCGACGCCCGCTATCCGCACAATTTTACAGCTGGCAGCGTGCCGTCCTTGGCAGCCAAGGCGGCAGCCTAG